A single Drosophila miranda strain MSH22 chromosome XR, D.miranda_PacBio2.1, whole genome shotgun sequence DNA region contains:
- the LOC108153424 gene encoding uncharacterized protein LOC108153424, whose amino-acid sequence MEKWLASAFKNLIVEEDFADCCVIVELKRFKCHKVILGLASDFFKRGFQSDFTEAASGELWLSDTTAKTFEKFRLFAYTYDKKAVASYDNGELIKLMDCATIYLVPTLASVCMDIIKQRIPKMKYPDLLKVFEYAHHITNEDLIKDTSEAMLCLCGPVPDEVYQLGSDVFREFIKLLSLPEIIRFETIEKYVAVYGFASLCEFKWQFKGLCSQSNEKTDAYANENPFKIEKSDIESDKGTDHAEPKRHKVNNEYVKDLLTYVKYENMNVHEFYEGPGRSRLLTLESKYDLLYKIAAKECKPISVRMPFLIQ is encoded by the exons ATGGAGAAATG GCTAGCCAGCGCCTTTAAGAACCTGATCGTAGAGGAGGACTTCGCGGACTGTTGCGTGATTGTCGAGTTGAAACGATTCAAATGCCATAAGGTGATTCTAGGACTCGCCTCGGACTTTTTCAAGCGCGGATTCCAATCCGACTTCACGGAAGCTGCTTCCGGAGAGCTTTGGCTGTCCGACACTACTGCAAAAACGTTTGAAAAGTTCCGTCTCTTTGCGTACACATACGATAAGAAGGCCGTCGCTAGCTACGACAATGGGGAGCTCATCAAGTTGATGGACTGCGCCACCATTTACCTGGTACCAACTTTAGCATCCGTCTGCATGGATATTATCAAGCAAAGAATACCAAAAATGAAGTATCCCGACCTGCTGAAGGTGTTTGAGTATGCGCATCACATTACCAACGAGGATTTAATCAAGGATACGTCCGAGGCCATGCTTTGCCTTTGCGGGCCTGTACCTGATGAGGTTTATCAGCTGGGATCCGACGTATTCAGGGAATTCATCAAATTACTTTCCCTGCCGGAAATCATTCGTTTTGAGACTATTGAAAAATATGTTGCCGTGTACGGCTTTGCCTCCCTTTGCGAGTTTAAATGGCAGTTCAAAGGCCTATGCTCCCAGTCCAATGAAAAAACCGATGCATACGCCAACGAGAATCCATTCAAAATCGAGAAGAGCGACATTGAATCGGACAAAGGTACAGACCACGCAGAGCCAAAGCGACATAAGGTCAATAACGAATATGTCAAAGATCTTTTGACTTATgtgaaatatgaaaatatgaATGTCCACGAATTTTACGAGGGCCCCGGCAGATCCAGGCTACTGACCCTTGAGTCCAAATATGATTTGTTATATAAGATCGCAGCGAAGGAATGTAAACCTATTTCAGTACGCATGCCATTCCTTATCCAATAA